A genomic segment from Dietzia psychralcaliphila encodes:
- a CDS encoding LpqN/LpqT family lipoprotein, whose product MTSIQEYCASTGRSLEASPPMAVAAQPLTWVDSPPWQRIESPEPSAVIYVDPGAHRDGFSPNAVATCARVAPAMSTDDAVAMIVATAEVLSDWTLVEEVAGEGDEDAGAVRSVYRFVRGTYTAEPGEMATSSLIVGWSDDDATYVFQFVVTGWREDAGLHDSAMDCLLIGEWSAGQIVGAMKG is encoded by the coding sequence ATGACCTCGATCCAGGAGTACTGCGCCTCGACCGGCCGCTCGCTCGAGGCGAGCCCGCCGATGGCGGTGGCCGCGCAACCTCTGACCTGGGTGGACAGTCCGCCGTGGCAGCGGATCGAGTCGCCCGAGCCGTCGGCCGTGATCTACGTGGACCCGGGCGCGCACCGCGACGGCTTCTCGCCCAACGCCGTGGCCACCTGCGCTCGTGTCGCGCCGGCGATGTCGACCGACGACGCGGTGGCCATGATCGTCGCCACCGCCGAGGTTCTCTCCGACTGGACGTTGGTGGAGGAGGTCGCGGGTGAGGGTGACGAGGACGCGGGCGCCGTCCGCAGCGTCTACCGCTTCGTCCGGGGCACCTACACGGCCGAGCCCGGAGAGATGGCCACCTCGAGCCTGATCGTGGGATGGAGCGACGACGATGCGACCTATGTCTTCCAGTTCGTCGTGACCGGGTGGCGCGAGGACGCGGGTCTGCACGACTCCGCCATGGACTGCCTGCTGATCGGCGAGTGGTCGGCCGGGCAGATCGTCGGCGCCATGAAGGGTTGA
- a CDS encoding SDR family oxidoreductase, with translation MSPSPLPAPRTGPVVPDRFAGRTALVTGASRGIGLGIARRLLSEGASVVITARGQEGLDEAVAELGAPDRVLAVAGKADDEDHQREVVARAEEAFGPVDLLVNNTGINPVFGRTIDVDLAAARKITEVNALGTLAWTQKVYHSGLGERGGAVVNVASIAGLAPSPGIGWYGATKALVMRLTQELAVEVGPSVRVNAVAPGVVKTRFAEALYTGREEQMSAALPAGRLGVPDDIAGPVSFLLSDDAHWITGQTIVVDGGAHIVGAGLQG, from the coding sequence GTGAGCCCTTCCCCCCTTCCCGCCCCCCGCACCGGCCCCGTCGTCCCCGACCGCTTCGCCGGCAGGACCGCACTCGTCACCGGCGCCAGCCGCGGCATCGGCCTGGGGATCGCGCGACGTCTGCTGTCCGAGGGGGCGTCCGTGGTGATCACCGCCCGCGGGCAGGAGGGCCTCGACGAGGCGGTCGCCGAACTGGGCGCGCCGGACCGGGTGCTCGCGGTGGCGGGCAAGGCCGACGACGAGGATCACCAACGCGAGGTGGTGGCGCGGGCCGAGGAGGCCTTCGGGCCCGTGGACCTGCTGGTCAACAACACCGGCATCAACCCGGTGTTCGGCCGGACGATAGACGTGGACCTGGCCGCCGCACGCAAGATCACCGAGGTCAACGCCCTCGGCACCCTGGCCTGGACGCAGAAGGTCTACCACTCGGGTCTCGGCGAGCGGGGCGGGGCCGTGGTCAACGTGGCCTCGATCGCCGGCCTGGCGCCCTCGCCGGGGATCGGGTGGTACGGCGCCACCAAGGCGCTGGTCATGCGACTGACGCAGGAACTCGCCGTGGAGGTCGGCCCCTCGGTGCGCGTCAACGCCGTGGCGCCGGGCGTGGTCAAGACCCGTTTCGCCGAGGCGCTGTACACGGGCCGGGAGGAGCAGATGTCCGCCGCGTTGCCGGCGGGCCGCCTGGGGGTGCCCGACGACATCGCCGGTCCCGTGTCGTTCCTGCTCTCCGACGACGCCCACTGGATCACCGGGCAGACGATCGTCGTGGACGGCGGGGCCCACATCGTCGGCGCCGGGCTGCAGGGCTGA
- a CDS encoding TRAP transporter small permease subunit, producing MDTTTTDAERRVPGQRALARVLYGCAVIAGIVTLVMALHIAADVSSRNLTGTPLSGTLEITQNWSMVLIVMLAMGYAEQIGEHINATILTQYLDPVSRWWSDLIVSGLMFLFVSALTYYSITAAVFAVEVQQVALGAITIPIWPVKIVLAIGFALFALQLLMSIISLLINDRPRKSDV from the coding sequence ATGGACACCACCACCACCGACGCGGAGCGGCGCGTTCCGGGGCAGCGGGCCCTCGCCCGGGTGCTGTACGGATGCGCCGTGATCGCGGGGATCGTCACCCTAGTCATGGCCCTGCACATCGCCGCGGACGTCAGCTCCCGGAACCTGACCGGAACCCCCCTCTCCGGCACGCTGGAGATCACCCAGAACTGGTCGATGGTCCTCATCGTGATGCTCGCGATGGGGTACGCGGAGCAGATCGGCGAGCACATCAACGCCACCATCCTCACCCAGTACCTCGACCCCGTCTCCCGCTGGTGGTCCGACCTGATCGTCTCGGGTCTGATGTTCCTGTTCGTCTCGGCGCTGACCTACTACTCGATCACCGCGGCGGTCTTCGCCGTCGAGGTCCAACAGGTCGCACTCGGGGCGATCACCATCCCGATCTGGCCGGTGAAGATCGTCCTGGCCATCGGATTCGCCCTGTTCGCCCTCCAGCTCCTGATGTCGATCATCAGCCTGCTGATCAACGACCGTCCGAGGAAGTCCGATGTCTGA
- a CDS encoding YihY/virulence factor BrkB family protein, translating to MTTSGGTASTARRRLRTVRLVLERSVGEFFRDRGPDQAGSLAFYGVLSLFPALLVVVSLLGVFGQGARTVDALMEMLSDIAPPEVLDPVRGPVEAVVTTQAAGTALVVGVVVALWTASRYVWALGRAMNTVLGVEEGRPPWRLLPVGLLLTALLIILVAIGGLALVFTGPIAETVGGWIGLGETALAVWSVAKWPGALVSAVLALAILYRFAPNVAGRKFHWVSLGAAAALLIIAVATAGFGFFVSNFGNFNRSYGSLAGIIVFLLWLWLVNMAVLYGARLDTEVLRVRQLRAGIPAEEVVQVTPRDTTASDFFARRRAKMLADYRELRREPAHPVVDDSAGDMDARDADAGDVDAADVDAEAGETTEAAPPRR from the coding sequence ATGACCACTTCCGGCGGGACCGCGTCGACCGCACGACGACGACTCCGCACCGTCCGTCTGGTCCTCGAACGCTCGGTGGGCGAGTTCTTCCGCGACCGTGGCCCCGACCAAGCGGGTTCGCTCGCGTTCTACGGGGTGCTCTCCTTGTTTCCCGCGCTCTTGGTGGTGGTCTCGCTGCTCGGCGTGTTCGGGCAGGGGGCCAGGACCGTGGACGCCCTCATGGAGATGCTCTCCGACATCGCCCCGCCGGAGGTGCTGGACCCCGTCCGCGGCCCGGTCGAGGCCGTCGTCACCACCCAGGCCGCCGGTACCGCGCTCGTGGTGGGGGTGGTTGTAGCGCTGTGGACGGCGTCGCGCTACGTCTGGGCCCTGGGTCGTGCGATGAACACGGTGCTCGGCGTCGAGGAGGGTCGGCCACCGTGGCGGCTGCTGCCCGTCGGTCTGTTGCTCACGGCGCTGCTCATCATCCTGGTGGCCATCGGCGGACTGGCGCTGGTGTTCACCGGCCCCATCGCCGAGACCGTGGGCGGGTGGATCGGGCTGGGCGAGACCGCGCTAGCCGTGTGGAGTGTGGCCAAGTGGCCCGGGGCCCTCGTCTCCGCTGTTCTCGCGTTGGCGATCCTCTACCGGTTCGCTCCCAACGTGGCCGGTCGGAAGTTCCACTGGGTGTCCCTGGGCGCGGCCGCGGCCCTGCTCATCATCGCCGTCGCCACCGCCGGGTTCGGATTCTTCGTCTCCAACTTCGGGAACTTCAACCGTTCGTACGGGTCGCTCGCAGGGATCATCGTGTTCCTGTTGTGGTTGTGGTTGGTCAACATGGCCGTGCTCTACGGTGCGCGGCTGGACACCGAGGTGCTGCGCGTCCGACAACTGCGGGCGGGGATTCCGGCCGAGGAGGTCGTGCAGGTGACCCCGCGCGACACGACGGCCAGCGACTTCTTCGCGCGCCGGCGGGCCAAGATGCTCGCCGACTACCGGGAGCTCCGCCGGGAGCCGGCCCACCCAGTCGTCGATGACTCCGCTGGTGACATGGACGCCAGGGACGCGGATGCCGGTGACGTGGATGCCGCTGACGTGGATGCCGAGGCCGGGGAGACGACCGAGGCAGCACCCCCGCGGCGGTAG
- a CDS encoding oxygenase MpaB family protein: MSPLAPRGAADTPVCSILDIPGPRWFHPGDPIWRVHGDAATPIGVTTGLLMLAANPAYAATLAAADAVESPWAADDYLHDLIEIATFGTVDDAMVTIENSHRDRASFSGTTEHGQYFYGSDPALVEWAHAATTWALLAAYQRFAARPLTPTESDQYVRQAAGIAHLQGCRVSPMTVRELEQLLRSSRDRSRATSAGRRAATRLRETARACKGVVDTSVTAHRSCVTVVHAAASLVPSDVRRALDLPHRPMDRAAVFGRITRAHEGLGAPMLTTRAPIAVPSAMRSRPA; the protein is encoded by the coding sequence ATGTCACCACTTGCTCCACGCGGTGCCGCGGATACCCCCGTGTGCTCGATCCTCGACATCCCCGGCCCCCGCTGGTTCCACCCGGGTGACCCCATCTGGCGGGTCCACGGCGATGCGGCCACCCCGATCGGCGTCACCACCGGACTGCTCATGCTGGCCGCCAACCCGGCCTACGCGGCCACGCTCGCCGCCGCGGACGCGGTCGAGAGTCCCTGGGCGGCCGACGACTACCTGCACGATCTCATCGAGATCGCCACGTTCGGCACTGTCGACGATGCGATGGTGACGATCGAGAACTCGCACCGCGACCGCGCCTCCTTCTCCGGCACCACCGAGCACGGCCAGTACTTCTACGGTTCGGACCCGGCACTCGTGGAGTGGGCACACGCCGCCACCACGTGGGCCCTGCTCGCCGCCTACCAGCGGTTCGCCGCGCGGCCGCTCACCCCGACCGAGTCCGATCAGTATGTCCGCCAGGCTGCCGGGATCGCGCACCTGCAGGGCTGCCGGGTCTCCCCCATGACGGTCCGTGAACTCGAGCAGTTGCTCCGTTCCTCCCGCGACCGCTCTCGTGCCACCTCGGCGGGTCGGCGGGCCGCGACTCGTCTGCGCGAGACGGCGCGCGCGTGCAAAGGCGTCGTGGACACCTCCGTCACGGCCCACCGCTCGTGCGTGACGGTAGTCCACGCCGCCGCCAGCCTGGTCCCCTCCGACGTGCGCCGCGCCCTCGACCTTCCGCACCGACCGATGGACCGCGCCGCCGTCTTCGGCCGGATCACCAGGGCGCACGAGGGCCTGGGGGCCCCGATGTTGACCACGCGCGCGCCCATCGCCGTGCCGTCCGCCATGCGATCCCGACCCGCCTGA
- the rfbB gene encoding dTDP-glucose 4,6-dehydratase, translating to MRLVVTGGAGFIGANFVHTVVRDHPHAHVTVLDAMTYAANRSSLAGLPSDRVELVEADCADPEVTDGLVAQLTGPQDAVVHFAAESHNDNSLATPWPFVHSNIVGTYAVLEACRSHDVRLHHVSTDEVYGDLQLDDPAKFTPATAYNPSSPYSATKAGADMLVRAWVRSFGVRATISNCSNNYGPYQHVEKFIPRQITNLLTGQRPRLYGSGANVRDWIHVDDHNAAVLAILDRGQPGRTYLIGADGEHSNLEVMQMLCDLMGATGTGGDPGFDHVTDRPGHDLRYAIDASATRTELGWQPQHTDLREGLSATIEWYRDNRDWWEPVKERVEARYARTEKVL from the coding sequence ATGCGCCTCGTCGTCACCGGGGGAGCCGGGTTCATCGGCGCCAACTTCGTCCACACCGTGGTCCGTGATCACCCGCACGCCCACGTCACCGTGTTGGACGCCATGACGTACGCCGCCAACCGGTCGAGTCTGGCCGGACTCCCGTCGGATCGGGTCGAGCTGGTGGAGGCCGACTGCGCCGACCCCGAGGTGACCGACGGGCTGGTCGCGCAGCTCACCGGTCCGCAGGACGCCGTGGTCCACTTCGCTGCCGAGAGCCACAACGACAACTCGCTGGCCACGCCGTGGCCCTTCGTGCACTCCAACATCGTGGGCACCTACGCCGTGCTCGAGGCCTGCCGTAGCCACGATGTGCGCCTGCACCACGTCTCGACGGACGAGGTCTACGGCGACCTGCAACTGGACGATCCGGCCAAATTCACCCCGGCCACCGCCTACAACCCGTCGAGCCCCTACTCGGCCACCAAGGCAGGCGCGGACATGCTGGTGCGCGCGTGGGTCCGCAGCTTCGGTGTCCGCGCCACCATCAGCAACTGCTCCAACAACTACGGCCCGTACCAGCACGTCGAGAAGTTCATCCCCCGTCAGATCACCAACCTGCTGACCGGCCAGCGCCCCCGCCTCTACGGAAGTGGCGCCAACGTCCGCGACTGGATCCACGTGGACGACCACAACGCCGCGGTCCTGGCCATTCTCGACCGCGGTCAGCCGGGGCGCACCTACCTGATCGGCGCGGACGGCGAGCACTCGAACCTCGAGGTGATGCAGATGCTCTGCGACCTCATGGGCGCCACCGGCACGGGCGGGGACCCGGGGTTCGACCACGTCACCGACCGGCCAGGACACGACCTGCGCTACGCCATCGACGCCTCCGCCACCCGCACAGAGCTGGGGTGGCAGCCGCAGCACACAGATCTGCGCGAGGGGCTGAGCGCGACCATCGAGTGGTACCGCGACAACCGCGACTGGTGGGAACCGGTCAAGGAGCGCGTCGAGGCCAGGTACGCACGGACGGAGAAGGTGCTGTGA
- a CDS encoding YdcF family protein: MTRPRFGPRLRRAALAAGAIGIAAALALTAWGVFLLQPRADEPVTADAVVMLAGADDGRHAYARELVEAGYSDTLLVSNPGGNSERVARRLCTGADRPDGAEVACFAPEPRTTWGEAQAVAAIARARGWERVLVVTNRPHTLRAGRWMRAGTGVDVRMAPIERIDWPMLPVHLVWEIAGFAKGRVNGHW; this comes from the coding sequence ATGACCCGTCCACGATTCGGTCCACGCCTCCGCCGCGCGGCTCTCGCAGCAGGTGCGATCGGCATCGCCGCCGCCCTCGCCCTCACCGCCTGGGGCGTGTTCCTGCTGCAGCCCCGCGCGGACGAACCGGTGACCGCCGACGCGGTGGTCATGCTCGCCGGGGCCGACGACGGCCGGCACGCCTATGCCCGCGAGCTGGTGGAGGCGGGGTACTCCGACACGCTGCTCGTGAGCAATCCGGGCGGCAACTCCGAACGCGTCGCCCGCCGGCTCTGTACCGGCGCGGATCGACCCGACGGCGCCGAGGTCGCGTGCTTCGCTCCCGAGCCGCGGACCACGTGGGGGGAGGCTCAGGCGGTCGCCGCGATCGCCAGGGCCCGGGGCTGGGAGCGCGTCCTCGTCGTCACCAATCGTCCCCACACCCTGCGGGCCGGTCGGTGGATGCGGGCGGGGACCGGAGTGGACGTGCGGATGGCGCCGATCGAGCGCATCGACTGGCCGATGCTCCCGGTGCACCTGGTCTGGGAGATCGCGGGGTTCGCCAAGGGCCGGGTCAACGGCCACTGGTAA
- a CDS encoding C4-dicarboxylate TRAP transporter substrate-binding protein: MSRSNRNRVARRAALALTMIGALAATGCSGGHRITGDSVETMEPITLRYGDYTTVSSAGPFRAFAEQVEEETGGKITFDEYWGGSLVKGADMAQGVRGGIVDMGMFTPSYYPSEFPMTDWTSQMASVVEPEYPLGMMQAFAGGSEFALTDPLIEEQFSDQDIKLLFTWTPSTNYHLVCKDPVNSLEEARGKRVRSGGAFNYGEIEALGMVPVTLPTGEIYEGLQRGVIDCSLANGKIMIALGLWEVAKHYVDIPFSSYTQYVIMNKDVWDELPEDARQIIDDARQTWFDGYLREEGIVLHQRLLAEGADKSVSFHDVDPELKATLETYQEEALRTLPERAPDDLEDPEGTVERYRQIMADWKTRLEDMGYDDPALAEIPEDPESVQIDLAPFEQSVRSEIFDRTAP; encoded by the coding sequence ATGTCCCGCAGCAACCGAAACCGCGTGGCCCGACGCGCGGCGCTCGCCCTGACGATGATCGGAGCGCTCGCCGCCACGGGCTGCTCCGGTGGCCACCGCATCACCGGCGACAGCGTCGAGACCATGGAGCCGATCACACTCCGGTACGGCGACTACACGACCGTCTCCTCCGCCGGCCCCTTCCGCGCCTTCGCCGAGCAGGTCGAGGAGGAGACCGGCGGCAAGATCACCTTCGACGAGTACTGGGGCGGCAGCCTGGTCAAGGGTGCCGACATGGCGCAGGGGGTCCGCGGCGGGATCGTGGACATGGGGATGTTCACCCCCAGCTATTACCCGTCCGAGTTCCCCATGACCGACTGGACCAGCCAGATGGCCAGTGTCGTGGAGCCGGAGTACCCGCTCGGCATGATGCAGGCCTTCGCCGGTGGCAGCGAGTTCGCCCTTACCGACCCGCTGATCGAGGAGCAGTTCTCGGACCAGGACATCAAGCTCCTGTTCACCTGGACCCCCTCGACCAACTACCACCTCGTGTGCAAGGACCCGGTCAACAGCCTCGAGGAAGCCCGGGGCAAACGGGTGCGAAGTGGCGGCGCATTCAACTACGGCGAGATCGAGGCCCTGGGGATGGTCCCGGTGACCCTGCCGACCGGCGAGATCTACGAGGGCCTGCAACGCGGGGTGATCGACTGTTCCCTGGCCAACGGCAAGATCATGATCGCCCTCGGTCTGTGGGAGGTCGCCAAACACTACGTCGACATCCCCTTCTCGAGCTACACGCAGTACGTGATCATGAACAAGGACGTCTGGGACGAGCTCCCCGAGGACGCCCGGCAGATCATCGACGACGCCCGACAGACGTGGTTCGACGGCTACCTCCGCGAGGAGGGGATCGTCCTGCACCAGCGGCTGCTCGCCGAGGGCGCGGACAAGAGCGTGAGCTTCCACGACGTCGACCCCGAGCTCAAGGCCACCCTCGAGACGTACCAGGAGGAGGCACTGCGCACCCTTCCGGAGCGCGCCCCCGACGACCTCGAGGATCCCGAGGGCACCGTCGAGCGCTACCGCCAGATCATGGCCGACTGGAAGACGCGGCTCGAGGACATGGGGTACGACGACCCGGCCCTCGCCGAGATCCCGGAGGACCCGGAGTCGGTCCAGATCGATCTGGCCCCCTTCGAGCAGTCCGTCCGGTCCGAGATCTTCGACCGCACCGCGCCCTGA
- the rfbA gene encoding glucose-1-phosphate thymidylyltransferase RfbA — protein MKGIVLAGGSGTRLRPLTLATSKQLMPVYDKPMIYYPLSTLMLAGIHDILLITTPEDAPQFRRLLGDGSQFGITLSYVEQAAPEGLAQAFVLGADHIGDEPVALILGDNIFYGPGMGTHLRRFADPDGGAVFAYRVANPSDYGVIDFDADGRAVSLEEKPENPASDFAVPGLYFYGADVVDVARKLEKSPRGEYEITDVNRHYLREGRLQVEVLPRGTAWLDTGTHDSLLDAGNYVRTIEDRQGLKIGCPEEVAWRMGYLDDDELTARAHDLRKSGYGAYLLDVLRREKGRQW, from the coding sequence GTGAAGGGCATCGTCCTGGCCGGCGGTAGTGGCACCCGTCTGCGCCCACTCACATTGGCCACGAGCAAGCAGCTCATGCCGGTGTACGACAAGCCGATGATCTACTACCCGCTGTCCACGCTCATGCTGGCGGGCATCCACGACATCCTGCTCATCACCACCCCCGAGGACGCGCCGCAGTTCCGTCGGCTCCTGGGCGACGGCAGTCAGTTCGGGATCACCCTGAGCTACGTCGAGCAGGCCGCGCCCGAGGGGCTGGCGCAGGCGTTCGTGCTGGGTGCGGACCATATCGGCGACGAGCCGGTGGCGCTGATCCTGGGCGACAACATCTTCTACGGTCCCGGGATGGGCACACACCTGCGGCGGTTCGCCGACCCCGACGGTGGCGCCGTGTTCGCCTACCGAGTCGCCAACCCGAGCGACTACGGGGTGATCGACTTCGACGCCGACGGCCGCGCGGTCAGCCTCGAGGAGAAGCCCGAGAACCCGGCCTCCGACTTCGCCGTCCCGGGCCTCTACTTCTATGGCGCCGACGTGGTGGACGTGGCGCGGAAGCTCGAGAAGTCGCCGCGCGGCGAGTACGAGATCACCGACGTCAACCGCCACTACCTCCGCGAGGGGCGCCTGCAGGTGGAGGTGCTCCCGCGCGGCACCGCCTGGCTGGACACCGGCACCCACGACTCGCTGCTCGACGCGGGCAACTACGTCCGGACCATCGAGGACCGGCAGGGTCTGAAGATCGGCTGCCCGGAGGAGGTGGCGTGGCGGATGGGGTATCTCGACGACGACGAGCTCACCGCCCGCGCCCACGACCTCCGGAAATCGGGGTACGGGGCCTACCTCCTCGACGTGCTCCGCCGCGAGAAGGGTCGGCAGTGGTGA
- the rfbC gene encoding dTDP-4-dehydrorhamnose 3,5-epimerase — translation MQLRELSVTGAWEITPRQISDDRGVFHEAFTDQAFRRLTGHRFDLAQVNVSVSGEGVLRGLHYADVPPGQAKYVLCPSGSVFDVVVDVRVGSPTFGEWSGVILDSSDQRAIYVPEGVAHGFLSLEPQSTVMYLCSEGWRPGAEHAVDAFDSHVAIDWPSVALDGTPITHVMSEKDRDAPSLLDVAAAGRLPRWEDCEAHVERLREATTRVDDEWRPSAD, via the coding sequence GTGCAGCTACGCGAGCTGAGCGTGACGGGGGCGTGGGAGATCACCCCCCGCCAGATCTCCGACGACCGCGGGGTCTTCCACGAAGCGTTCACCGACCAGGCATTCCGCCGCCTGACCGGGCACCGCTTCGACCTCGCGCAGGTCAACGTGTCGGTCTCGGGGGAGGGTGTCCTGCGCGGCCTGCACTACGCCGATGTCCCGCCCGGCCAGGCCAAGTACGTGCTGTGCCCGTCCGGATCGGTGTTCGACGTGGTGGTGGACGTGCGGGTGGGGTCGCCGACCTTCGGCGAGTGGTCCGGGGTGATCCTCGACTCGAGTGACCAGCGGGCGATCTACGTCCCGGAGGGCGTGGCTCACGGATTCCTCTCGCTGGAGCCGCAATCCACGGTGATGTACCTGTGTTCGGAGGGGTGGCGGCCGGGGGCCGAGCACGCGGTGGACGCATTCGACTCCCACGTCGCGATCGACTGGCCCTCCGTGGCCCTCGACGGCACCCCGATCACGCACGTGATGAGTGAGAAGGACCGTGACGCCCCGAGCCTGCTCGACGTCGCGGCCGCCGGACGGCTACCACGGTGGGAGGACTGCGAGGCTCACGTGGAACGGCTACGCGAGGCCACCACCCGTGTGGACGACGAGTGGCGCCCGAGCGCCGACTGA
- the rfbD gene encoding dTDP-4-dehydrorhamnose reductase — translation MPRILVTGGRGQLGHALSGVADAPGRDGLDITDPASISAALDRFSPEVVLNAAAYTDVDGAEADEAGARAINAVGAEALAAACRDRGIRMVHISTDYVFSGEIPGGGDPATAPALEPKDPTAPTTAYGRTKLAGERAVLASHPGATIIRTAWLYTGPHREFLGLSGSDFVATMVRLERQRDTLNVVDDQWGSPTYTQALAGGLLEMLAAEKAGRVDTRGLTLHAAGGGRATWWELAREVFSWYGADPERVRPCSSDEFPRPAPRPAFSVLSDASWQAAGLSPLPDWRADLARAIAEHARVARGGGDR, via the coding sequence CTGCCGCGGATCCTCGTCACAGGAGGCCGCGGGCAGCTCGGCCACGCGCTCTCCGGGGTGGCCGACGCCCCGGGCCGTGACGGGCTGGACATCACCGATCCCGCGTCGATATCCGCCGCCCTGGACCGCTTCTCGCCCGAGGTGGTGCTCAACGCGGCCGCGTACACCGATGTCGACGGCGCCGAAGCCGACGAGGCGGGGGCCCGGGCGATCAACGCCGTCGGCGCCGAGGCGCTCGCCGCGGCGTGCCGGGACCGCGGAATCCGGATGGTCCACATCAGTACCGACTACGTCTTCTCCGGCGAGATCCCCGGAGGAGGTGACCCGGCCACCGCTCCGGCGCTCGAGCCCAAGGACCCGACCGCCCCCACGACGGCGTACGGGCGGACCAAGCTGGCGGGGGAGCGGGCTGTGCTGGCTTCGCACCCGGGGGCGACCATCATCCGCACCGCGTGGCTCTACACCGGCCCGCATCGCGAGTTCCTCGGCCTGTCCGGCAGCGATTTCGTGGCCACCATGGTCCGTCTGGAGCGCCAGCGAGACACGCTCAACGTGGTCGACGACCAGTGGGGCTCGCCCACCTACACGCAGGCCCTCGCCGGCGGTCTGCTGGAGATGCTGGCCGCCGAGAAGGCCGGTCGGGTCGACACCCGAGGGCTCACCCTGCACGCGGCCGGAGGCGGGCGCGCGACGTGGTGGGAGCTCGCCCGCGAGGTGTTCAGCTGGTACGGCGCCGATCCGGAGCGGGTCCGTCCCTGCAGTTCGGACGAGTTCCCACGCCCGGCACCGAGGCCGGCGTTCTCCGTGCTGTCCGATGCCTCGTGGCAGGCGGCGGGACTCTCACCGCTACCGGACTGGCGGGCCGACCTCGCACGCGCGATCGCCGAACACGCACGGGTCGCGCGCGGCGGAGGTGACCGGTGA